One window of the Cydia amplana chromosome 26, ilCydAmpl1.1, whole genome shotgun sequence genome contains the following:
- the LOC134660020 gene encoding uncharacterized protein LOC134660020: protein MPRIAGVLLLGSALSQPLPAPEPQLEQPCPCSEPCPGSCPSCPSPCDGGAINVAPCNPGGPQVNYAYGQSQPALPRLVSELLRPVRRWRHCNPCGPQINYAYGQSQPALPLPRTVSEVLRPVRRWRHCNPCGPQVNYAYGQSQPALPLPRTVSELLRPVRRWRHCNPCGPQINYAYGQSQPALPPPRTVSELLRPVRRWRHCNPCGPQINYAYGQSQPACPGSCPSCPSPCDGGAINVAPCNPGDPQVNYGYGQSQPGIITVRPGQIRFPQQPPIVVRPGPISLPRPQPIWVKPRPVYPPAPAPITVRPPPVQPPQQPPFTVRVPPVMPPVLPPIWVRPQPVPVPCPSPIKVAPSPVQPPLPTPLVIIPPRVLVPSPPTIAFQPDPPQIFRTIGCADVRSLRNPSPCPGPSPWFPSPSPSPCPEPWFPTPSPSPGPEPWFPSPSPSPGPEPWFPSPNPSPCPLPSPSPCPSPCPCMN, encoded by the exons tTCTCCTCCTGGGCTCGGCACTCTCGCAGCCGCTGCCGGCACCGGAGCCGCAGCTGGAGCAGCCCTGCCCTTGCTCGGAGCCCTGCCCCGGCTCGTGTCCGAGCTGCCCCAGCCCGTGCGACGGTGGCGCCATCAACGTAGCCCCCTGCAACCCTGGCGGCCCGCAGGTCAACTACGCTTATGGCCAGTCACAGCCAG CCCTGCCCCGGCTCGTGTCCGAGCTGCTCCGGCCCGTGCGACGGTGGCGCCACTGCAACCCTTGCGGCCCGCAGATCAACTACGCTTATGGACAGTCACAGCCAG CCCTGCCCCTGCCCCGGACCGTGTCCGAGGTGCTCCGGCCCGTGCGACGGTGGCGCCACTGCAACCCTTGCGGCCCGCAGGTCAACTACGCTTATGGACAGTCACAGCCAG CCCTGCCCCTGCCCCGGACCGTGTCCGAGCTGCTCCGGCCCGTGCGACGGTGGCGCCACTGCAACCCTTGCGGCCCGCAGATCAACTACGCTTATGGACAGTCACAGCCAG CCCTGCCCCCGCCCCGGACCGTGTCCGAGCTGCTCCGGCCCGTGCGACGGTGGCGCCACTGCAACCCTTGCGGCCCGCAGATCAACTACGCTTATGGACAGTCACAGCCAG CCTGCCCCGGCTCGTGTCCGAGCTGCCCCAGCCCGTGCGACGGTGGCGCCATCAACGTAGCCCCCTGCAACCCTGGCGACCCGCAGGTCAACTACGGTTATGGACAGTCACAGCCAG GAATAATAACCGTGAGGCCAGGCCAGATCCGGTTCCCACAGCAGCCGCCCATCGTCGTCCGCCCGGGCCCCATCTCGCTGCCACGCCCCCAGCCCATCTGGGTGAAGCCCCGGCCTGTCTATCCCCCCGCTCCCGCACCTATCACCGTCAG GCCTCCGCCGGTGCAGCCGCCGCAGCAGCCCCCGTTCACGGTGAGGGTGCCGCCGGTGATGCCCCCAGTGCTACCCCCAATTTGGGTCAGACCGCAGCCCGTGCCTGTGCCTTGCCCTAGCCCTATCAAG gTCGCCCCAAGCCCAGTCCAACCGCCACTACCGACACCATTAGTCATCATTCCTCCAAGAGTCTTAGTACCCAGTCCCCCCACCATTGCCTTCCAACCTGACCCTCCCCAGATCTTCAGGACTATAGGCTGCGCTGACGTGAGGTCACTACGAAATCCGAGTCCATGTCCGGGCCCGAGCCCTTGGTTCCCATCACCCAGCCCTTCACCCTGCCCTGAACCTTGGTTCCCTACCCCTAGCCCCTCCCCCGGCCCTGAACCTTGGTTCCCTTCCCCCAGCCCCTCCCCCGGCCCTGAACCTTGGTTCCCTTCCCCTAACCCTTCCCCCTGCCCCCTGCCTAGTCCGTCCCCCTGTCCGTCACCTTGCCCGTGCATGAACTAA